CCGATCACACCGCCAGCCGTCTGCGCCCCCATGAGCAGGGACGCATTCAGGCCAAGGAACTCAGCCATCTGCGTCTGAAAGCTGCCAAAGAGGATATTGGAAGACATATTGCTGCTTGTCACAAAACTTCCCACCATTCCAACCAGAGACGCCACAAAGAGATAGCTGGAGCCCAAGATCTGCGCGATTCCCCGGGAGAGCACATAAATCTGCCCACTGGAGCTCATGATCCTCGAGAGGACCAGCAGTGAGAGAATCGCGACAGAGGACGAGGCAGCCTTTTGAACGGTGCGCTTCCAGATCGAGCGCAGGCTCTTTCGCGTGATCACGCCGATTTTTCCATAGTAGAGACACCCGATTACCACCGAGAGCATAAGGAATGTACCCGCGAAGGTCAGCGGCGTCAGAGGGGAGAAGCAGGCCTCTGCCGGCGTTTCATACCCATATCCCGTAACGCTTGCCGGAAATGGGAAACCCACTCTCCACTGCTTCAGCAGCTGGTTGAGGGGAGAAATGAGCAGGCAGGTAATGGCCAGCACCGTCAAAATGATATAGGGAAACAGAGCCTGAACAAAGGAGATGGGTTTCCCCTCTGTGCTCTGTTCGGGAACGGACGTCATGATGCCGCTCTCTATCTCCCACTTGCGGTGATATTTCGGCGTTCTGCAGGCTGCTATTGCCACAAGCATCGAGATGCAGGCGGGAAGGAAGCAGGAGATGGTGGAATTGATCTGGGAAAAGAGAAGCTGGCCTCCGCCCTGTACCACGCTGATCAAAAGGATCACCGGGAAGCCCTCCTTAACGGCGGCCCATTTCCCATAAAACCAGGCCAGCAGCAGCCCGGCAACAAAATTGTACAGCCAGATCAAAATGCATGCAATAAAAGCGGCCATAGCCGCAGTGTCCTCCGAAACATTTACCTGGGTCAGCAGCGCCTGCCAAGCGATCGCCAGCGTTCCAAACGTTCCGCCCCAGGAATGGCACAGCAGGACGATGACAACGGACCACAGCGGGGCAACTCCAATGCTGACCAGCAGCGGGGCTCCGACCGCCACCGCAACGCCAAATCCTGTGATTCCCTGCAGAAAGCTTGGAAATATCCAGCCCAGCAGGATAATCTGCATCAGTTTATGGGCTGTAAAGTGGTCCAGGCTCCTGCGTAACACCTGAAACGCGTGGACCTGGTTGGACATCTCATACAGCAGCAGCGCGGGCCACACCACCAAAAGAATGCTGACGGCGCTCCATATACCTTTGCCGCTTTCGACCACAACAGCCGAAAGGTTCATCCGGAAAAAAACTATTGCCGATACGATCGTAATGCACAGGGTAATTGGAGCAGCCTTTGATGCGGGCCAATTGCGTGCCACCATGACGCCAATCAGGAAGACAATTGGGAAGGCCGATAGAATCCACAATGGAATTGATAAAGATATTGTCATTGTACGCTGCTCCTGTGTCAGATTTTGTGCGTAAACTTAAAAAATGTGGGGCTGATTAAAAAGATATCTACTTCTTAATCAGCCCCATGCGTTGCTCAGATTCCCAGGATCGCTGAATTCCGGACCATGCGGAATGTGGAACAGTTGATCACGGCTTATTATACTGTGCCAGCACCAACTTGAGCAGTCCCATTTTCTCCAGCGTCTCTTCCTCTAACATCATAGTGAGATAGACCAGTCCGCTGGTCCTTCCAATTCCGATTTCGCCGCCAACTGTAGCCCGGTTCATCAGTTCTCCTCTGGGGAGTCCCGTGAGTTTTTGGGCCCGGTCAAGGGCATTGTCCATTCCTTCATTCATATTTGTCCCGGAACCGACAAACTGAATGGGGTAACTGCGGACCGACAAACTCTTCCCATAGGGGGCAAGCAGCTTGTTCGCCCGCTCATACTCCTCTTTGGAGAACGGGACAAACCGGCTGTCTATCTCGGAAACGGAGGGAATCAGAACAGGTCCCTCCATATTCAAATTTTTGATCAGCGCCACGCGAACGCTCACCCGGGCGGAGATGTCAAGCGTATGGCCGGCAATCTCGCCGTCCCCCTGCGTAAAATGCACATCTCCAACGTATACGCCCGCTCCCGGCACAAGGACCGGGCTGATGACGACGCACCCCTCCCCCACAGACTTGATGTCCATGTGGGCGTCGGTGATCTGCTCCTTGCCCACAGGCTCAAAAAGATCAGTATTTCCAACGGAGAGATAGCAGTCCCCCGCGTTCTTGGAGGCGGGAATCCGGCCCGACGGGGAGCAGCCGATATTTCCCACCATCGGACGGGAACGGACTACCAAACCGGAAAAATCAGCCCTGCCAAGGATGGTGGCCAGATGCTGCTTTGCGCCTTTGGGCAGATAGAGCTTTCCCTCCAGGGTGTCCTGCGCGATCTGCTGGGCCGTTTCTCCATCCACCACGACCGCCAGACCGCTCTCATCATCGCAGACGACGGTGTACCCGTTCTCAAAGGTCTGGGGCAGGATGGGTTTGCCGCATTTTTTACAGCGGACGGCCTCTTCTCCCGTGCCGCTCAGCTCCGTCTCCGGATTGCTGATGTGACAGAAGGGGCAAATTGCCTTGACAGACGGGTCCTTGTCGAAAAAGCCCGGGTTTACGCGTCCGGTACCGGAGGAGGTCGCAGAGGAAAGCACCTCCACCTTTTCAATGGTGAGGGCCACCGCGTCTCCGGGTTCGGCGCCATTGACCCATACCGGGCCTGTAATCTCATGGCCTCCCGAAACGCTGGGCGTGATCATCGGCCCCCAGCAGCCCGGAGCCGTTTCAAGAACAAGGAGGTCTCCGTCGGAGACACAGACCTCTTTCCCTATGCCCTCTCCGATGATGCTTGTGATCTGGTCCGCGGTACAAATATGATTTGCCATAGAGTCCCCCTATCTGACGGTTGACTTTTTATCTGAAAATTGCTTCCACCAATTCAGGATTGGTTACCTTTGTTGCCTTGCTGACCACAACGATGACGATTGCGGACACCAGCATGCCCCAGATCAGGGGGTTAAAGCCCAGCAGGTTGGTGGTGATCGGCAGCGCATAGAGGCCGATCAGGGTGAGGAAGCCGGAGATCATACCCGCAGTGGCCGCGGCGGAGGTTGTCTTTTTCCAGAAGAAGCCGAAGATAATCGGCATGGTGAAGGATGCCGCGTAGCCATTGACGGCAAACATGACGATATCCTGCAAAAAGGCGGGCGGATTAAGAGACAGGAACATGACGACCATGGCGATGACCAGCGTCACGATATAGGTAGTGGCCTTCAGGCTCTTGTCGGTCAGGGGTTTTGTGGAGCTGCGCTGATAGATGTCCTTGATGATGGCGCTGGACACGGTGAGGATCAGACCGGAAACCGTGGACATCACCGCGGCAAAGGGCGCGCACATCAAAATGCCGGCCAAATACTTTCCGCAGTAAGTGAGGACGATCGTCGGGAAAATCTGATCCGGCACTTCCAGGGAGGGGATCAGGGCGCGGGCGGCCTGAGCGCTGAGGAACAGGGAGAAGAACCACACCATGCAGATCATGCTGATCAGAGCGCCGGCGCGCTTCAGGGACTTGGTATCCTTCACGGTGAAGATTCTGGTCACAACGTGGGGCTGCGCCATCACGGCAACGCCAAGGGTGAAGAAGGTGGAGAAGCCGGTGGCCAGGGGCAGGTAGTTGTTGGGTCCCGGAGGCGTCAGCAGGGCCGGATCAATGGCCATCTGAGCGGAGGTGATCGCCGAAATGCCGCCGGCCTTGCTGATCATAATACCGCAGATCAGGACCGAGCCGCCCAGCATAATAATGCCCTGTACCAATGCGTTGTACGCAACACCGCGGATGCCTCCGACGACGGTGTAGATCGCGGTTACCACCGCAAAGAGGAGAATTGCCATGGTGTAGTCAAACCCAAAGAAGGTTTCGATGATCCGGGCCGCGGCGGTATACTGGGAAACCATGTACGCAACGCCGAACACAATGATGGAGCAGGCGGCGATGATGCCCATCCAGCGGCTGCCGAACCGCTCCGCAAAGAGGTCGGGCAGTGTCACGCAGCCGTTGTCAGAGGCAAAGCGGGCAATGCGTCTGCCGATCATCAGCATGCCGCAGATGCCAAGGATTGCCGCGCCGGCCTGCCAGAGGATGGTGCACCAGCCATAGGAATAGTACACAGACGGTGTGCCGATAAACGTACCGCCGCTGGTCCAGGATGTGGCCCAGAGGAATGCAACCACCCAGGGACCAAAGGAGCGGCCGGCCACATAGTACTCATTCTGGAAGTTTTTGCTGTTTTTCCGCTTGTAATACGCATATACGGAGATGAAAATCAAAACTGCAAAATAGGCAAAGAACAATACTTTTGTAATCGGAGCAACTTCGATCTGCATTATTCCACATCTCCTTTCATGACCTTAAAGCCATAAATGGCGGTAAGGATGACCATCAGGATCCACGGAATGAACACGCCAAAGACCGCCCATGCGGGGAAGCCGGCGATAAATGCCACCTCTCCCCCCTGGCTGTAGCCAAGGATCCAGCAAATGAGACAGCTCAACAGGATGTAGACGCTTGCGGCAATTGCACAGAACTTGAACTCCTTGAAGCACACTGCATAAAATCCGGGTTTCTGGTTGTTCTTGTTTTCCTTTTCCATAATATCACTCTCCCTTTCTATTTGCCATCTCTCTATCTCAACACAGGAAGCGCTGCGGCGTTTCAAGAACGTTGAACCGGCAGGCGTCCACCCGTGCATCGACCCAAACGTACCGTCAATTATCCAAGACGCCTGTGGGCAACACCGACCCAGATCTTAGCGCCGCTGAGAAGCGCATCATGATTAAAGAAAGAATGGTTGGCGTGTAAAAACGGAGTAAAGGAGGCGCCAAGACTGATATAAGCGGCTTTCACCCCCATATGATTGCTGTAATTGTGGAAGTCCTCAGAGGTGGTGGCCGGGCAGGCGTCAGTCACATTCTCAGCGCCAAGCACATCGCAGAGGACCGACTTTACCTCGTCGCAGAGCGCCGGGTCATAGCTGGCGGAGTAGCAGATCACCTCATCGCTGATCTCCGCTGTTGCGCCCACCGAGACGGCGGCGTGCTCGGCGGCAACTTTCAGCTTTTCAATGATCTGCGCCATGGTGTCGTTCGTATCCGCGCGGATGTCGAATACCAGCAGGGCCTTATCCGGGATGGTGTTGTGGCTGCTGCCATCCGCCTTGAAAATTGTGACTTTACACGAATAGGGTGAACGGGAATCACAGCGGATGCAGTTGACCGCGTTGACAATCTGAACGCCGGCCTCCGTGGCGTTGATTCCAAGATAGGGCAAGGAGGCGTGGGCATTGCGCCCATGAACGGTAACTTCCACCCGGCCGTAGGACTTGTGCAGCAGCCTGGGCGCGGCGTGCCCGTACTGCTCCTCCTGATCCGGCTGGAGGTGCATGCCGACGATCTCCTCCATGTCGCTGATGTACCCGCTGTCGATGACGGACAGAGAACCCTTCAGCGTCTCTTCCGCGGGCTGAAAAATAAAATATACCTTTCCTCTTTTGATTCCCTCTTCTTTAAGCTGCTTGGCCGCGGCTATCAGCATCGTGATGTTGCCGTCATGCCCGCAGGCGTGGTACTTCTCCACTTCTCCATCAACCGTAAACGCGAGGCAGTCGATGTCCGCGCGCAGGCCAAGCACAGGGCCGGGGCTGCCGGAATCCAGTACAGCGATGGCCCCCGTGCCCGAGGGGAACACCTTTGGCGCATAGCCGAAGCTCTCCAGCAGTTCGACAATGTGCTTTGTGGTTTCAAATTCCTCAAAGCCAAGTTCAGGATGCTCATGAAAATACGTCCAGGTGGTTTCAACAAACTCTTTCATAAATGACCTCCTACACAAAACTACACGCAACTTACACGCAGAGACTGTGGAAGGGAACCCAAGTGGTTTGAACCGCGGATCACTTTCAGAACGTCTGACTGTTTATTCGATTGAAAACCAAAATTGGAATTATTGATTACATAAATTATGCTATAACTTTCTAAAACAAATTGCAAGTATTTTGCCGATAAATATTCCTTTTTATATGATAATTTACGTATTGCACAAACCGGCAAGATGAAATATAATAAAACCCACAGAGCTGCAAGGAGAAATGCGTATGTTTAAAGGGTTTAAGGACCTTGATGAAATTGACGAAAAAATTCTGGATATGCTGGCCGAAAATGCGCGGATGTCCTATGTCGATGTGGGCAATGCCGTGGGCCTTTCACGTGTGGCCGCAAAGGCAAGGGTACAGGCGTTGGAATCCGCCGGTATCATCGACAAGTACGTCACGGTGATCAACCTTGCCAAATTGGATAACACCGTGTCCCTCTACCTGGATTTGGAACTGGAGCCCCGGCATGTGGAGGAGGCCATTGCGCGATTGCAGCAGACTCCAAACATCACCCAGATCTATCTGATGACGGGCGCTTCCAAGCTGCACGCCCACGCGGTGGTCAGCAGTGACGGAGAATTGGAACGCTTGATTACCGATGTGGTCTACACGCTGCCCGGGTTGATACATGCAACCTGCGAGACGATTTTGCGCCGCATCAAAGATGTGAAGGGTATCCGCTTATAAAAAAGGGGCACCGCCCAGCCGGTTTGGCTGGGCGGTGCCTGATTATTCGGACTTTCTCCTGAGATCAGCCGCTTCTCCCCTGCCGTCTGCGAAAAAGCGCATCCGTTCCGGACCGGGGAGTTTTTGCAACCCCCGGACGGACCAGCCCTCTTTCCTATGCCTTCCCGTTCAGGCGGAATTCCATATAAACCGGATTGTGGTCCGACCAGGCAAAGCCGGTATCCGCCACGCCGCTCTTTTCCACGGACACGTTGTCCGAGACCAAAAAACCGTCAACCGTCAGCGTGTACGCGGTGTCCGCGTCATAGGGCCGGTCCGCGTTGCGGCAGGAGGCCACCGGGCGCTCTTCATCCAGCGGCGCCACCAGTCCGAGTCCCTCCGGCACCGAGTCCGCCGGGAAGGGCTGGGCCCAGCTGTACTCCTCTCCGGAGGCGCCGAACACGGCGGAGGAATCCCCAAGCAAGTCCTTGTTGAAATCACCGCCGCAGATCACATAGTTCCCCTTTCGGTACTCCTCTGCCATCTCTGCCGCAAGCTGATGAAGCTGGGCGTCCGCAATGCTTCCATCCTTTGTATAGGCCGAAAGATGGGCATTGATCAGCACCAGTTCCCTCTCGTTGTCCACCGGCAGGCGGCTCACACTGTAGCAGCGGTCCAAATCCAGGAACTTCCACACTCCCTCCTCCACGGGGAGGCTGCGGCGCAGGCTCTCTCCGATTTGATACGCAGAAAGCGTCATCATGCCGGACCGGGACTTTCCATGGGGCTCGTTCAGCGGCCAAAGGAGGTAGGGGGAATCGTAATTCTGGGCGAATACTACGCCATACCCGGCCATCCGCTCCTGAATCATCGACCGCTCATCCACCTGATAGCTCCGGGTGGAGCCTATATCCACCTCCTGGAATAAGACGAATTGAGGGCCCAGGGACTCCACGGCGTCCAGGGCGCCGCCGATGTTCTCCTCCACCGCCTCTTTGGACCTGGCCCGGGACTCCCGGCCTCCATCCATAAAAAAGCTGTAGTCGGCGCTGTAGGCGCCAAACCCCACATTGTAAGATACTATTTTATATAATGTATCCGCCTCCACCAAGGATTCCTGATTGCACTCGACATCTATCCTCAGTTCATCTTCCACCCGGTAATAGGCGGCACAGGCGTAAATCACATATCCTGCCGCGGCCAGAATCAGTACCAGGAGGATGCAAATTCCCCATTTGAATACTCGCTTCACCGATTTCCCTCCTTTTCAGCACATTCTACCCAACTTGACGGAAAAAAGCAACCTTTCAGGCGGTTCTTGACTTTTTTTGCTCTGTGGCATACAATGCAGTTATTGAATTGTTGTCTGATATTCCATGCAGAATCTTCATGGGAGTGTTGTTTATGGATATTACCAAATACGAAGTGCTCTTGCGGGCCGTGGACTGCGGCAGCCTCACCCGCGCCGCGGAGGAGATGGGCTATACCCAGTCGGGCATCAGCCACATGATGAAAAGCCTTGAGACCGAGTTTGGGTTCCCCCTTCTGGTGCGCGGCCGCTCCGGCGTTACGCTGACCAAGGGCGGCGAATCCATCCTGCCCTATATCCGGACCATCGTCAACGCCAACCGCCATCTGAACCAGAACGTCTCGGAACTCAACGGGCTGGACACCGGCGAGATCAACATCGGCGAATTCGCCAGCATATCCATCTCCTGGATGCCCAATATCATCGACGAGTTCCATAGGGACTATCCCAACATCATGCTGCACCTCATTGAGGGCTCCACCCAGGAGCTGGAGAAACTGCTGGAGGAAAACCGTCTGGACTTTGCCTTCTGCAGCTTTCAGCCCCACATGCACTATGACTGGTTTCCGCTGAAGCGTGACCCGATCCTTGCCATCTTGCCGCTGAACCACCCCTGCGCCAATTTTGACAGCTATCCCATCTCCGCCTTTCAGAACGAACCCTTTGTCATCCCCTCCATGGGTGTGGATTACGACATCATGCGGGTGCTGAAGGAGGCCAAGGTACAGCCCGCGTGCCCCTTCTCCACCATGGATGACTACGCAGCCATCGCAATGGTGGAAAAGGGACTGTGCGTCAGCCTGAGCTATGAAATGCTGCTCAAGGGCAATCCAAGCAAGGTGGCGATTGTGGAGCTGGATCCGCCACAGTACCGTACCATCGGCATCATCGCCCCCTCCTTTGAAGCGCTGTCCCCGGCGGCCCGGAAGTTTGTCTCTTACGCCAAGCGCATCGTCCCCACCCTCCCCTGAGCCGCATGTATATATGAAGGAATCAAAAAGAAACCCGCCGCCTTTTGGGCAGCGGGTTTCTTTTGCAAAATAAAGAGAGGGGAGGGAGGTATATAGAAAACAGGATATACTATCCCGTTTTGGCAAATGGGAAACGTGAATCGCGACTGGCCGCACGCATCGCAGCATTTTCACATTTTTTCTCTCTGTAAGTATTCTATTTTATTTTTTCCCATTCGTAAAGCGTCATAAGTGCATATCTAACATGAGGGTTTCTACTGTCAAAGTGTACAAAAAATCGATTGTATTGTATGGTATTTATTCTTCATTTCTTTTATTTTTACATTTTTTTCAAATTTTATTCTCCTTTTTCCCGCTAATATCTGACTCTGCGCGCCAGGCTCCCATTTGGAACATTTTATAATCTGTTATGAATTTTTTTCATGCTTTCGCTCCTTCTTCCAGAAAATTTCCATTTATTCTGTAATCATTTGTTACCATTTTGCATATATTTGGAGTGTTCTTGTCGCATTTGATCCCGAATTTTTCAACCCATGTGGGGGATCATCTACAGTTTTAATATAAAAAACTTGACAAAAGTGGTGGGATGTATTATACTAACGCAAGTTTTCCGACCGGTAACAAAAGTTACAAGTCGTTTTCACTCTGTTATTTTTTTGAATAGCAAATGCAAAAAGAGGAAATGATTGGATTGGGAAATTTTTCAGGAGGTCTCTTATGTTTAGCAATTTGAAAGCCCATGCCGCGTTTTTCTGGCGCACGTTTTTCTGCTGCCTGACAACCGCTCTGGTTTTGTGCACATTCCTGGGGTCTGAGAAAGCTGATGCTCTGTATATCCTCACCGGCACCGACGATACCGCCCTGGTATTGGACGACTCCGCGGACACTGCCGGCTTCTCCTCCAGGCTGATTACCATCGGCGGCAGCTCCGCCAACCCTGAGGTGATCCTCAACGACGGCACCATGGTCT
This window of the Dysosmobacter acutus genome carries:
- a CDS encoding L-lactate permease; the protein is MTISLSIPLWILSAFPIVFLIGVMVARNWPASKAAPITLCITIVSAIVFFRMNLSAVVVESGKGIWSAVSILLVVWPALLLYEMSNQVHAFQVLRRSLDHFTAHKLMQIILLGWIFPSFLQGITGFGVAVAVGAPLLVSIGVAPLWSVVIVLLCHSWGGTFGTLAIAWQALLTQVNVSEDTAAMAAFIACILIWLYNFVAGLLLAWFYGKWAAVKEGFPVILLISVVQGGGQLLFSQINSTISCFLPACISMLVAIAACRTPKYHRKWEIESGIMTSVPEQSTEGKPISFVQALFPYIILTVLAITCLLISPLNQLLKQWRVGFPFPASVTGYGYETPAEACFSPLTPLTFAGTFLMLSVVIGCLYYGKIGVITRKSLRSIWKRTVQKAASSSVAILSLLVLSRIMSSSGQIYVLSRGIAQILGSSYLFVASLVGMVGSFVTSSNMSSNILFGSFQTQMAEFLGLNASLLMGAQTAGGVIGTAFAPGNVILGTSTTGLSGQEGKIIRKVLPVALSMALIDGLVILVFGKCGFPFGNL
- a CDS encoding acetamidase/formamidase family protein, producing MANHICTADQITSIIGEGIGKEVCVSDGDLLVLETAPGCWGPMITPSVSGGHEITGPVWVNGAEPGDAVALTIEKVEVLSSATSSGTGRVNPGFFDKDPSVKAICPFCHISNPETELSGTGEEAVRCKKCGKPILPQTFENGYTVVCDDESGLAVVVDGETAQQIAQDTLEGKLYLPKGAKQHLATILGRADFSGLVVRSRPMVGNIGCSPSGRIPASKNAGDCYLSVGNTDLFEPVGKEQITDAHMDIKSVGEGCVVISPVLVPGAGVYVGDVHFTQGDGEIAGHTLDISARVSVRVALIKNLNMEGPVLIPSVSEIDSRFVPFSKEEYERANKLLAPYGKSLSVRSYPIQFVGSGTNMNEGMDNALDRAQKLTGLPRGELMNRATVGGEIGIGRTSGLVYLTMMLEEETLEKMGLLKLVLAQYNKP
- a CDS encoding sodium/pantothenate symporter; its protein translation is MQIEVAPITKVLFFAYFAVLIFISVYAYYKRKNSKNFQNEYYVAGRSFGPWVVAFLWATSWTSGGTFIGTPSVYYSYGWCTILWQAGAAILGICGMLMIGRRIARFASDNGCVTLPDLFAERFGSRWMGIIAACSIIVFGVAYMVSQYTAAARIIETFFGFDYTMAILLFAVVTAIYTVVGGIRGVAYNALVQGIIMLGGSVLICGIMISKAGGISAITSAQMAIDPALLTPPGPNNYLPLATGFSTFFTLGVAVMAQPHVVTRIFTVKDTKSLKRAGALISMICMVWFFSLFLSAQAARALIPSLEVPDQIFPTIVLTYCGKYLAGILMCAPFAAVMSTVSGLILTVSSAIIKDIYQRSSTKPLTDKSLKATTYIVTLVIAMVVMFLSLNPPAFLQDIVMFAVNGYAASFTMPIIFGFFWKKTTSAAATAGMISGFLTLIGLYALPITTNLLGFNPLIWGMLVSAIVIVVVSKATKVTNPELVEAIFR
- a CDS encoding DUF997 family protein, which codes for MEKENKNNQKPGFYAVCFKEFKFCAIAASVYILLSCLICWILGYSQGGEVAFIAGFPAWAVFGVFIPWILMVILTAIYGFKVMKGDVE
- a CDS encoding amidohydrolase; amino-acid sequence: MKEFVETTWTYFHEHPELGFEEFETTKHIVELLESFGYAPKVFPSGTGAIAVLDSGSPGPVLGLRADIDCLAFTVDGEVEKYHACGHDGNITMLIAAAKQLKEEGIKRGKVYFIFQPAEETLKGSLSVIDSGYISDMEEIVGMHLQPDQEEQYGHAAPRLLHKSYGRVEVTVHGRNAHASLPYLGINATEAGVQIVNAVNCIRCDSRSPYSCKVTIFKADGSSHNTIPDKALLVFDIRADTNDTMAQIIEKLKVAAEHAAVSVGATAEISDEVICYSASYDPALCDEVKSVLCDVLGAENVTDACPATTSEDFHNYSNHMGVKAAYISLGASFTPFLHANHSFFNHDALLSGAKIWVGVAHRRLG
- a CDS encoding Lrp/AsnC family transcriptional regulator; the encoded protein is MFKGFKDLDEIDEKILDMLAENARMSYVDVGNAVGLSRVAAKARVQALESAGIIDKYVTVINLAKLDNTVSLYLDLELEPRHVEEAIARLQQTPNITQIYLMTGASKLHAHAVVSSDGELERLITDVVYTLPGLIHATCETILRRIKDVKGIRL
- a CDS encoding endonuclease/exonuclease/phosphatase family protein produces the protein MKRVFKWGICILLVLILAAAGYVIYACAAYYRVEDELRIDVECNQESLVEADTLYKIVSYNVGFGAYSADYSFFMDGGRESRARSKEAVEENIGGALDAVESLGPQFVLFQEVDIGSTRSYQVDERSMIQERMAGYGVVFAQNYDSPYLLWPLNEPHGKSRSGMMTLSAYQIGESLRRSLPVEEGVWKFLDLDRCYSVSRLPVDNERELVLINAHLSAYTKDGSIADAQLHQLAAEMAEEYRKGNYVICGGDFNKDLLGDSSAVFGASGEEYSWAQPFPADSVPEGLGLVAPLDEERPVASCRNADRPYDADTAYTLTVDGFLVSDNVSVEKSGVADTGFAWSDHNPVYMEFRLNGKA
- a CDS encoding LysR family transcriptional regulator, producing MDITKYEVLLRAVDCGSLTRAAEEMGYTQSGISHMMKSLETEFGFPLLVRGRSGVTLTKGGESILPYIRTIVNANRHLNQNVSELNGLDTGEINIGEFASISISWMPNIIDEFHRDYPNIMLHLIEGSTQELEKLLEENRLDFAFCSFQPHMHYDWFPLKRDPILAILPLNHPCANFDSYPISAFQNEPFVIPSMGVDYDIMRVLKEAKVQPACPFSTMDDYAAIAMVEKGLCVSLSYEMLLKGNPSKVAIVELDPPQYRTIGIIAPSFEALSPAARKFVSYAKRIVPTLP